The Chryseobacterium oranimense genome contains the following window.
ATAAAATAGGATCATCTCAGCTGGGTTACATTACCATTGCCGAAACGCAGAACAATGTTCCTTTTGAGATCAAACGGGTCTACTGGACTTACTACACTCCTCATGATGTAACCCGAGGCGGACATGCCCACAAGGCTCTGCAGCAGATGATATTTGCAGTCTCAGGAACCATCATTTTTAATACGGAAGATGAAAACGGTCATAAAGAAACTTTTACCTTAGACCATCCTACAAAAGGGTTGTATATTCCCAAACTGGTGTGGAGAGACATTCAGTTTTCCCATAATGCGGTTTTGCTGTGCCTGGCTTCGGAAGTATATGACGAGGAAGATTATTTCAGAGATTATGAAAACTTTAAAGCGGTAACCCAACAAAAATAATTTCCATAAAATAGCAGAAAATGATAATTGAATATAAAGGAATTAAACTAAGATTTGTTGAGGCTGATGATGCTGAATTTATTGTATCCATCAGGAACAATGAAAAAAAATCGAGATTTATTTCAAAAACTTCTCAG
Protein-coding sequences here:
- a CDS encoding sugar 3,4-ketoisomerase — encoded protein: MEYNKPKIITFDKIGSSQLGYITIAETQNNVPFEIKRVYWTYYTPHDVTRGGHAHKALQQMIFAVSGTIIFNTEDENGHKETFTLDHPTKGLYIPKLVWRDIQFSHNAVLLCLASEVYDEEDYFRDYENFKAVTQQK